One window from the genome of Abditibacteriota bacterium encodes:
- a CDS encoding nitroreductase gives MNEIIKAMTERRSIRKFKSRMPSRDLIAQVIDAGLYAASGNGKQAAVIVAVTQKDLRDRLSADNCKVGGWQEGFDPFYGAPVILIVLADKNRPTGIYDGSLVMGNLMLAAHSLGLGSIWIHRAKEEFEQPEWKQFLKDLGLEGEWEGIGHCALGYMDGELPKPPKRNDGRVFWAE, from the coding sequence ATGAACGAAATCATCAAAGCCATGACCGAGCGGAGAAGCATCCGCAAATTCAAGAGCCGGATGCCCTCCAGGGACCTTATCGCCCAGGTGATAGACGCGGGCCTTTACGCCGCCAGCGGCAACGGCAAGCAGGCTGCCGTGATAGTGGCAGTGACCCAAAAGGACCTGAGAGACCGGCTCTCCGCCGACAACTGCAAGGTGGGCGGCTGGCAGGAAGGCTTTGACCCCTTTTACGGCGCTCCGGTCATCCTCATCGTTCTGGCAGATAAAAACCGGCCCACCGGCATATATGACGGAAGCCTTGTGATGGGCAATCTGATGCTGGCGGCCCATTCCCTGGGACTGGGAAGCATCTGGATACACCGGGCCAAGGAAGAATTTGAGCAGCCTGAATGGAAGCAGTTCCTGAAGGATCTGGGCCTGGAGGGCGAATGGGAAGGCATCGGACACTGCGCCCTGGGCTATATGGACGGTGAATTGCCCAAGCCTCCCAAGCGGAATGACGGCAGAGTATTTTGGGCAGAATAA
- a CDS encoding glycoside hydrolase family 3 C-terminal domain-containing protein has translation MKKLFLLTVFVCMLASGVFAVDNPDILSRLTIEEKTKLLTGMNGMMTQDYASKGVRALRFSDGPLGPHSNLELQVCFPNPCILANTFNKDLMRKVGESMGRLCNQQQIDMLLGPGVNIKRTPLCGRNFEYFSEDPVLAGEMAAELVKGVQSRGVAVSVKHFFANNIEFNRGAISSDMDMRTAHEIYLKPFEIVVKKARPLAIMCSYNKINDVWASENKWLLTDVLRGEWGFDGMVVSDWGAVHTRPACFKAGLDLQMPDDASTPGVMQKALENGEITEAEMDVNVDRIISLVRRINNPGPSEDFDIMAEHQVAADAAAEGMVLLKNSGALPITPDKFKKVAVFGTDARKMLLSGSGSAYTPAPPERIDDLVDMLNKYGNGVQFDYKDRVFPGGIPTFDHGMWNAFNNQDLAGYDAFIFVVSTGNTTDGEAYDRTSINFDSRLEAMLMHFTGRPNTIVVMQSGSAVAPVFDWYKKANSIVHAGIGGEAAGTALARLLTGDANFSGKLSETFAWSLNDNPVNEGIFSNSERIKYSEGIFAGYRWYDANDKDVWYPFGYGLSYTTFEYSDLQIKDNKVSFKIRNTGDRAGAEAAQVYVQPIDSQNSRPVRELKDFVKVYLEPGEEKTVSVTYNSSWFTYYSNEENRWVRDTCKHLICVGASSRDIRLSKEL, from the coding sequence ATGAAAAAACTGTTTTTGCTGACCGTATTTGTGTGTATGCTGGCGTCGGGCGTTTTCGCCGTAGATAACCCCGACATACTCAGCAGACTCACCATCGAAGAAAAGACCAAGCTGCTGACCGGTATGAACGGTATGATGACCCAGGACTATGCCTCCAAGGGAGTGCGGGCCCTGAGGTTTTCCGACGGACCCCTGGGGCCTCACTCCAATCTGGAGCTGCAGGTCTGCTTCCCCAATCCCTGCATTCTGGCGAACACCTTCAACAAGGACCTGATGCGCAAAGTAGGGGAGAGTATGGGCCGCCTGTGCAACCAGCAGCAGATAGATATGCTGCTGGGGCCCGGCGTAAATATTAAGAGGACCCCTCTCTGCGGCCGCAACTTCGAATACTTTTCCGAGGATCCGGTGCTGGCAGGAGAGATGGCGGCAGAGCTGGTGAAGGGCGTCCAGTCCCGGGGCGTGGCCGTGTCGGTCAAGCATTTCTTTGCCAACAACATAGAGTTCAACCGGGGGGCTATCTCCTCCGATATGGACATGCGCACCGCCCACGAAATATACCTGAAGCCCTTTGAGATCGTGGTCAAAAAAGCCAGGCCTCTGGCCATCATGTGCTCCTACAACAAGATCAACGACGTGTGGGCTTCGGAAAACAAGTGGCTCCTCACCGACGTTCTGCGGGGCGAATGGGGCTTTGACGGCATGGTGGTCTCCGACTGGGGAGCCGTCCACACCCGCCCGGCCTGCTTTAAGGCCGGCCTGGACCTGCAGATGCCCGACGACGCCTCCACTCCCGGCGTGATGCAGAAGGCTCTGGAAAACGGCGAGATCACCGAGGCGGAGATGGACGTCAACGTGGACAGGATCATCTCTCTGGTGCGGCGCATCAACAACCCCGGTCCCTCCGAGGACTTTGACATCATGGCAGAGCATCAGGTGGCGGCCGACGCCGCTGCCGAAGGCATGGTGCTCCTGAAGAACTCCGGCGCTCTGCCCATCACTCCCGACAAATTCAAAAAGGTGGCAGTCTTCGGCACCGACGCCCGCAAGATGCTGCTGTCCGGCTCCGGCTCTGCCTATACTCCCGCTCCCCCCGAACGCATAGACGACCTGGTGGATATGCTCAACAAATACGGGAACGGAGTGCAGTTTGACTACAAGGACAGAGTGTTCCCCGGCGGGATACCCACCTTTGACCACGGAATGTGGAATGCCTTCAACAATCAGGACCTGGCCGGCTACGACGCCTTTATATTCGTGGTGTCCACCGGCAACACCACCGACGGCGAGGCCTATGACCGCACTTCCATCAATTTTGACAGCCGCCTGGAGGCTATGCTCATGCACTTTACCGGCCGGCCCAATACCATCGTGGTGATGCAGTCCGGCTCGGCAGTGGCTCCCGTGTTTGACTGGTACAAGAAGGCCAATTCCATCGTGCACGCCGGCATAGGCGGCGAAGCCGCCGGCACAGCCCTGGCCCGCCTGCTGACGGGAGACGCCAACTTCTCCGGCAAGCTGTCCGAGACCTTTGCCTGGAGCCTCAATGACAACCCCGTCAACGAGGGCATCTTCAGCAACTCGGAACGGATCAAATACAGCGAAGGCATTTTTGCCGGCTACCGCTGGTATGACGCCAACGACAAGGACGTGTGGTATCCCTTCGGCTACGGCCTGAGCTACACCACCTTTGAATACTCCGACCTGCAGATCAAGGACAACAAGGTGTCTTTCAAGATCAGGAACACCGGCGACCGCGCCGGAGCCGAGGCCGCTCAGGTATACGTGCAGCCCATAGATTCGCAGAACTCGCGCCCCGTCAGGGAGCTGAAGGACTTCGTCAAGGTGTATCTGGAGCCCGGCGAAGAGAAGACAGTGTCCGTGACCTACAATTCCTCCTGGTTCACCTATTATTCCAACGAGGAAAACCGGTGGGTGCGGGACACCTGCAAGCACCTGATCTGCGTCGGCGCATCCTCGAGAGACATCAGGCTGTCAAAGGAGCTGTAA
- a CDS encoding glycoside hydrolase family 3 protein, with the protein MKNKDILEQLTIDEKIAMLTGASGMSTVGVERLGIAPVVMCDGPSGPHRNEDLQICYPSSALTANSFDPELMEETAAAMGVDCIEQGSDMLLAPGVTLKRTPLCGRNFEYFSEDPLLSGKMGAAFIRGVQSKGVATSLKHYACNNIELNRGAISSNVDERTLREIYLRSFEIAVREGKPWTVMCSYNKINSVWASENKWLLDDVLRGDWGYDGLVVSDWGAVHHRAECFKANLNLQMPQDTKTFEVIKKDLAEGRITEADIDRCVDELITLVKRVSGRAKTNANYSREAQHEQCAKAAAAGMVLLKNDGVLPLDPDKMKKVAVIGPAALKPVYCGSGSAFVKVRDENLDSPLQKLKELSRGIEFDYFDDVFDGSEPVFDHAVWAQMNGKLADYDAYLFFVSDFDTTDGEAYDRLSINFDSRLEAMLMHFCGHKNTVVIMQSGSAMAPVWGWDKSAAAIVQMGLAGEAGGTAIARLLLGLENFSGKLAETYPLSLDQAFFNKTVFADTGKIDYKEGVFVGYRWYDSFGIPVWYPFGHGLSYTTFEYSDLQISEGQVSFRIKNTGSRKGSEAAQIYVRPVDNTRPAPVFAGFGAPSFDIVSTQINRPFQELRDFVKVTLEPGEETTVTVAFDDSWFSYYSPEKKGFVRDVCDHEIAVGSSSRDIRLKGFVK; encoded by the coding sequence ATGAAGAACAAAGACATCTTAGAGCAGCTTACCATCGACGAAAAGATCGCCATGCTGACCGGCGCGAGCGGTATGTCCACCGTGGGAGTGGAGAGACTGGGCATCGCCCCGGTGGTCATGTGCGACGGTCCCAGCGGACCTCACAGAAACGAGGATCTGCAGATATGCTATCCCTCATCGGCTCTCACGGCCAATTCCTTTGATCCGGAGCTGATGGAGGAGACGGCCGCCGCCATGGGCGTGGACTGTATAGAGCAGGGCTCGGACATGCTCCTCGCTCCCGGCGTGACCCTGAAGAGGACTCCTCTCTGCGGCCGCAACTTCGAATACTTTTCCGAGGACCCTCTCCTCTCGGGCAAAATGGGCGCCGCCTTTATCAGAGGCGTGCAGTCCAAAGGGGTGGCCACTTCCCTGAAGCACTACGCCTGCAACAACATAGAGCTGAACCGGGGGGCCATTTCCTCCAACGTGGACGAGCGGACCCTGAGGGAGATATATCTCCGGTCCTTTGAGATCGCGGTCAGGGAGGGCAAGCCCTGGACGGTGATGTGCTCCTACAACAAGATAAACTCCGTGTGGGCTTCGGAAAACAAATGGCTCCTCGATGACGTGCTGCGGGGGGACTGGGGCTATGACGGCCTGGTGGTCTCCGACTGGGGCGCCGTGCACCACAGGGCAGAGTGCTTCAAGGCCAATCTCAACCTGCAGATGCCTCAGGACACCAAGACCTTTGAGGTCATCAAAAAGGATCTGGCCGAGGGCCGCATCACAGAGGCGGATATAGACAGGTGCGTGGACGAGCTCATCACTCTCGTCAAGAGAGTCTCCGGCAGAGCGAAGACCAACGCGAACTATAGCCGGGAGGCCCAGCACGAGCAGTGCGCCAAAGCGGCGGCTGCGGGCATGGTGCTCCTGAAAAACGACGGAGTACTGCCCCTTGACCCGGACAAGATGAAAAAGGTGGCCGTCATAGGTCCCGCCGCCCTGAAACCCGTGTATTGCGGCAGCGGCTCCGCCTTTGTGAAGGTCAGGGACGAGAATCTGGACAGCCCTCTGCAAAAGCTGAAAGAGCTCTCCCGGGGCATAGAGTTTGACTATTTTGACGACGTGTTCGACGGCAGCGAGCCCGTATTCGACCATGCCGTCTGGGCGCAGATGAACGGCAAGCTGGCGGACTATGACGCCTATCTCTTCTTTGTCAGCGATTTTGACACCACCGACGGCGAAGCCTATGACAGGCTGTCCATCAATTTTGACAGCCGTCTGGAGGCCATGCTCATGCATTTCTGCGGCCACAAAAACACGGTGGTCATCATGCAGTCCGGCTCTGCCATGGCTCCCGTCTGGGGCTGGGACAAGAGCGCCGCGGCCATAGTGCAGATGGGCCTGGCCGGCGAGGCCGGAGGCACTGCCATAGCGCGCCTGCTGCTGGGACTGGAAAACTTTTCCGGCAAGCTGGCGGAGACCTATCCCCTGAGTCTGGATCAGGCCTTTTTCAACAAGACCGTGTTTGCCGACACGGGCAAGATCGACTACAAGGAAGGGGTCTTTGTGGGCTACCGGTGGTACGACAGCTTTGGCATCCCCGTGTGGTATCCCTTCGGCCACGGCCTGAGCTATACCACCTTTGAATATTCGGACCTGCAGATCTCGGAGGGGCAGGTGTCCTTCAGGATCAAAAACACGGGCAGCCGGAAGGGGAGCGAGGCTGCGCAGATATACGTGCGGCCGGTGGACAACACCAGACCCGCGCCAGTCTTTGCAGGCTTTGGAGCTCCCTCCTTTGACATAGTGTCCACCCAAATAAACAGGCCTTTCCAGGAGCTGAGGGACTTTGTCAAGGTGACCCTGGAGCCGGGAGAAGAGACCACGGTGACAGTGGCCTTTGACGACAGCTGGTTCAGCTATTATTCCCCCGAGAAAAAAGGCTTTGTCAGGGACGTGTGCGATCATGAGATAGCCGTGGGCTCTTCTTCCAGAGACATCAGGCTCAAGGGCTTTGTAAAATAG
- a CDS encoding GNAT family N-acetyltransferase: MAGERKTCLIRPLRREEYGLLKRFTYEAIFIPAGVEPPPCDIVEKPELAVYWRDFGEGRGDTALAADIDGRVVGAAWARIMNDYGHLDDSTPSLAISLMKEYRSLGIGSRLMEAVCEQLAARGFAGASLSVQKANYAVRMYKKLGFRTVEETAEEYIMQKVL, encoded by the coding sequence GTGGCCGGCGAAAGAAAGACATGCCTCATAAGGCCCCTGCGCCGGGAGGAATACGGCCTGCTGAAGCGCTTTACCTACGAGGCCATATTTATCCCCGCAGGCGTGGAGCCTCCGCCCTGTGACATAGTTGAAAAGCCGGAGCTGGCCGTGTATTGGCGGGACTTTGGCGAGGGAAGAGGGGACACGGCTCTCGCAGCCGATATAGACGGCAGGGTAGTGGGCGCAGCCTGGGCCCGCATCATGAATGACTACGGCCATCTGGATGACAGCACGCCTTCGCTGGCCATATCCCTGATGAAGGAGTACCGCTCTCTGGGTATCGGCTCCCGTCTCATGGAGGCTGTGTGTGAGCAGCTGGCCGCCCGGGGCTTCGCCGGCGCGTCTCTCTCCGTGCAAAAGGCCAACTATGCCGTCCGGATGTACAAAAAGCTGGGTTTTCGGACCGTGGAAGAAACGGCTGAAGAATATATCATGCAAAAGGTGCTATAA
- the gap gene encoding type I glyceraldehyde-3-phosphate dehydrogenase → MAVKVGINGFGRIGRLVFRAASKRDDIEIVGINDLIDVDYMAYMLKYDSVHGKFDGCVKVEDGKLVVNGKPIRVTAEKNPADLKWGEVDAEFVVESTGLFLTKEKAQAHIDAGAKYVVMSAPSKDDTPMFVCGVNTDTYAGQTIVSNASCTTNCLAPIAKVINDKFGMVEGLMTTVHATTNTQKTVDAPSMKDWRGGRAAGGNIIPSSTGAAKAVGKVIPSLNGKLTGMSMRVPTLDVSVVDLTCRLEKPASYDEICAAMKEASEGELKGILGYTEDKVVSTDFVGDPRTSIFDKDAGIALTDTFVKLVSWYDNEWGYSNKVLDLIMIMKKKNCGCCCK, encoded by the coding sequence ATGGCAGTAAAAGTTGGAATCAACGGATTCGGAAGAATCGGAAGACTCGTTTTTCGCGCGGCCAGCAAGAGAGACGACATTGAGATCGTAGGTATCAATGACCTGATCGATGTGGATTACATGGCTTATATGCTGAAGTACGATTCCGTACACGGCAAGTTTGACGGCTGTGTAAAGGTTGAAGACGGCAAGCTGGTGGTAAACGGCAAGCCTATCAGAGTGACTGCAGAGAAGAACCCTGCCGACCTGAAGTGGGGCGAAGTGGACGCCGAGTTCGTAGTGGAATCCACCGGTCTTTTCCTCACCAAGGAGAAGGCTCAGGCCCATATCGACGCCGGCGCCAAGTACGTGGTGATGTCTGCTCCTTCCAAGGATGACACTCCCATGTTCGTCTGCGGAGTGAACACCGACACCTATGCCGGTCAGACCATCGTGTCCAACGCTTCCTGCACCACGAACTGCCTGGCTCCCATAGCCAAGGTCATCAACGACAAGTTTGGCATGGTGGAGGGTCTCATGACCACCGTTCATGCTACCACCAACACCCAGAAGACCGTGGACGCTCCTTCCATGAAGGACTGGAGAGGCGGTCGCGCTGCCGGCGGCAACATCATTCCTTCTTCCACCGGCGCCGCCAAGGCCGTGGGCAAGGTGATCCCTTCCCTGAACGGCAAGCTGACCGGTATGTCCATGAGAGTTCCTACTCTCGACGTGTCCGTGGTTGACCTGACCTGCCGCCTGGAGAAGCCTGCTTCTTACGACGAGATCTGCGCCGCCATGAAGGAAGCCTCCGAAGGCGAGCTGAAGGGCATTCTGGGCTACACCGAGGACAAGGTGGTCTCCACCGACTTCGTCGGCGATCCCCGCACCTCTATATTTGACAAGGATGCCGGTATCGCTCTGACCGACACCTTTGTGAAGCTGGTTTCCTGGTATGACAATGAGTGGGGTTATTCCAACAAGGTGCTCGACCTCATCATGATCATGAAGAAGAAGAACTGCGGCTGCTGCTGCAAGTAA
- a CDS encoding phosphoglycerate kinase, whose translation MNKKTIKDVDLKGKRVLMRADFNVPLDADRNITDDGRITAALPSIKYILDQGASLVLMSHLGRPKFDDNNVLLEECRPKFNLDPVAKRLSELLGIAVKKLDDCIGPDVQAAVAANKPGEVILLENVRFYKKETKNDPAFAKELASFGDVFVNDAFGTAHRAHASTEGVTKYIPGYAGFLMEKELEYLGGAVSNPAKPYLAILGGAKVADKIPVINNLLDKVDMLIIGGGMAYTFLKIKGFEIGKSLFDEEGAVLAEAALAKAEKNGVRIYLPLDSVCGKDFSDDTEIEVLKNEDMKTDFLGMDIGPATIDAYTAAIKTAKTIVWNGPMGCFEMSNFAAGTKAVADAMAESGAVTVIGGGDSAAAVKKFGVADKMSHVSTGGGASLEFLEGKELPGVVALQDK comes from the coding sequence ATGAACAAAAAGACCATCAAAGACGTGGACCTCAAGGGTAAAAGAGTGCTGATGAGAGCCGATTTCAACGTGCCTCTCGATGCCGACCGCAATATCACCGATGACGGGCGTATCACAGCCGCTCTTCCTTCCATCAAATACATTCTCGACCAGGGCGCCAGCCTGGTGCTCATGAGCCATCTGGGCCGCCCCAAGTTTGACGACAACAACGTGCTCCTGGAGGAGTGCAGACCCAAGTTCAATCTGGACCCCGTGGCCAAGCGCCTTTCCGAGCTGCTGGGCATCGCCGTCAAAAAGCTGGATGACTGCATAGGCCCCGACGTTCAGGCTGCAGTAGCGGCCAACAAGCCCGGCGAAGTCATTTTGCTGGAGAACGTGAGATTTTACAAGAAGGAGACCAAGAACGACCCCGCATTTGCCAAGGAGCTGGCTTCCTTTGGCGACGTGTTCGTCAACGACGCTTTTGGCACTGCTCACAGAGCTCACGCCTCTACCGAGGGAGTCACCAAATATATCCCCGGATATGCGGGCTTCCTGATGGAGAAGGAGCTGGAGTATCTGGGCGGCGCAGTATCGAATCCTGCCAAGCCCTACCTGGCCATCCTGGGCGGAGCCAAGGTGGCGGACAAGATACCCGTCATCAACAATCTGCTGGACAAGGTGGATATGCTGATCATCGGCGGCGGTATGGCCTATACTTTCCTGAAGATCAAGGGCTTTGAGATAGGCAAGTCCCTCTTTGACGAGGAAGGCGCAGTGCTGGCCGAGGCCGCCCTGGCAAAGGCCGAGAAGAACGGCGTCAGGATATACCTGCCTCTGGACTCCGTGTGCGGCAAGGACTTCTCCGACGATACGGAGATCGAGGTCCTGAAGAACGAGGATATGAAGACCGATTTTCTGGGTATGGACATAGGCCCTGCGACTATCGACGCATACACCGCGGCCATCAAGACTGCCAAGACCATCGTCTGGAACGGTCCTATGGGCTGCTTTGAAATGTCCAACTTTGCCGCCGGCACCAAGGCCGTGGCAGACGCCATGGCCGAGAGCGGCGCTGTCACCGTCATCGGCGGCGGCGATTCCGCAGCGGCAGTGAAGAAGTTCGGCGTGGCGGACAAGATGAGCCACGTGTCCACCGGCGGCGGCGCCTCCCTGGAATTCCTTGAAGGCAAGGAGCTCCCCGGAGTGGTCGCTCTGCAGGACAAATAA
- a CDS encoding NAD-dependent protein deacylase — protein MQKITGRELPSELLDALKDAGKVFCFTGAGISKESGLPTYRDLDDGMWRNYDPMTFATYEGFIDNTPLVWNNFISRYRQIAAAQPNEGHKALGRMDRYYRDFYVCTQNVDDLHERGGLGRLGHIHGSAANVRCIKCGRRSPVTEELLAREVTEDTIPRCSVCGNILRPDIVWFGETVPIDVLQKSADYAYSCDVFIIIGTSMEVSGGYGLLSYARQGGALTVDVNPHGSAVSGQCDYWLQGPAGLFLPAIADELEAGRA, from the coding sequence ATGCAGAAAATAACAGGAAGAGAGCTGCCTTCGGAGCTTTTGGATGCGCTGAAGGACGCGGGGAAGGTGTTTTGCTTTACCGGGGCAGGCATCAGCAAGGAGTCCGGGCTGCCTACCTACAGGGACCTGGACGATGGTATGTGGCGCAACTACGACCCCATGACCTTTGCCACCTACGAAGGCTTCATAGACAATACTCCCCTGGTATGGAACAACTTCATCTCCAGATACCGCCAGATAGCGGCGGCGCAGCCCAACGAAGGGCACAAGGCTCTGGGGCGGATGGACAGGTATTACAGAGATTTTTACGTGTGCACCCAGAACGTGGACGACCTGCATGAGCGGGGCGGCCTCGGCAGGCTCGGGCACATACACGGCTCTGCCGCCAACGTCAGATGCATCAAGTGCGGCAGACGCAGCCCCGTCACCGAGGAGCTGCTGGCCCGGGAGGTCACAGAGGACACCATACCCAGATGCTCCGTGTGCGGCAATATACTGAGGCCGGATATAGTCTGGTTCGGAGAGACCGTGCCCATAGACGTCCTGCAAAAGTCCGCAGACTATGCCTATTCCTGTGACGTCTTCATCATTATCGGGACCAGTATGGAGGTCAGCGGAGGCTACGGACTGCTGAGCTACGCCCGGCAGGGAGGCGCCCTCACGGTGGACGTGAATCCTCACGGCAGCGCCGTCAGCGGACAATGCGACTATTGGCTGCAGGGCCCCGCGGGGCTGTTTTTGCCCGCCATAGCCGACGAACTGGAGGCCGGCAGGGCCTGA
- the rsmG gene encoding 16S rRNA (guanine(527)-N(7))-methyltransferase RsmG: MIDTALLTAGAAALGLAPGEKETEQFAALADRLTEANKQFNLTAITDPDRIVTEHFLDSLTALKAGSPRGKDALDLGTGAGFPGLPLAICCPEARLTLMDATAKKLRYIDDTAAALGLGNVTTLCGRAEELGRQKEYRERFDVVYARAVADMTVLCELALPFVKPGGLFVAQKSADCKSELSGAREHIGRLGGTVESVPVFNIPMTAISRSLIVIRKTGPTPGAYPRDYARIKKHPGR; this comes from the coding sequence ATGATAGATACAGCCTTGCTGACCGCCGGCGCAGCCGCTCTGGGACTTGCGCCGGGAGAAAAGGAGACGGAGCAGTTTGCGGCGCTGGCCGACAGACTGACTGAGGCCAACAAACAGTTCAATCTGACAGCCATCACGGACCCGGACCGCATAGTCACGGAGCATTTTCTGGACTCCCTGACGGCGCTGAAGGCCGGCAGCCCCCGGGGGAAGGATGCGCTGGACCTGGGGACGGGAGCCGGCTTTCCCGGTCTGCCCCTGGCCATATGCTGCCCGGAAGCCCGGCTCACACTGATGGACGCCACCGCCAAAAAGCTCAGATACATAGACGACACGGCGGCCGCTCTGGGGCTTGGCAACGTGACCACCCTTTGCGGCAGAGCCGAGGAGCTGGGCAGGCAGAAGGAATACAGGGAGCGATTTGACGTAGTGTATGCCAGAGCCGTGGCGGATATGACTGTGCTCTGCGAGCTCGCGCTGCCCTTTGTGAAGCCCGGAGGTCTCTTTGTGGCCCAGAAAAGCGCCGACTGCAAGAGTGAGCTGTCCGGCGCCCGGGAGCATATCGGCCGTCTGGGAGGGACCGTCGAGTCTGTCCCCGTGTTCAACATACCCATGACCGCAATATCCCGGTCGCTGATAGTCATCAGGAAGACAGGGCCCACTCCCGGGGCCTATCCCAGAGACTATGCCAGGATCAAAAAGCATCCCGGGAGATAA